From Acidaminococcus timonensis, the proteins below share one genomic window:
- a CDS encoding PTS sugar transporter — MTKAVAILGSSGGNLYNLGGKDPESLLGEMVRQVKAAGIRVAAIQFIAAEASMDTAKPDTRAALWTWDGTKPQVIFRGTLEEVNREAVLQDETIAGLIDEDKVDGLILASCDPKGANARAMEAAADKKLAATGTGGTSMALAESMGLNVVAVSGTTGTTNRTRAIANVYALAKSWNLDYRPAMNGGVTTEGTGEKTSLLSRISVRGILMASLPGFIAMALTLILSKVPGLEYFEKIFNVMIDALPVIVATVAAKQVSGMGDVAIVAGVVTGILSVKGGLIGGIIGGILAGILVQVLLLKCLKLNFPATTANIVAGGIAGLAAGLLIYLFIAPLADAVGNGIRYVIDWAFAIHPMLCGGIAGLLIWPAIMGGMYHAAILPIILLEMEKTGNSFLGAIDMVGLVMVSAGIMVANILAPRRKDDRALAIPGLFINMAFGTFVEAAYPFMFSNKVVMAGAIIAAGAGGVCVGYFNVRGTAYVPSIVAPTLSNNMLGFALCMFVSALVACVITVMANRWTKDKGEE, encoded by the coding sequence ATGACAAAAGCAGTGGCAATCCTGGGGAGCAGTGGCGGGAACCTGTACAATCTGGGCGGGAAGGATCCGGAATCTCTATTGGGCGAAATGGTCCGTCAGGTCAAGGCGGCGGGCATCCGGGTCGCCGCCATCCAGTTCATCGCGGCGGAGGCGTCCATGGATACGGCGAAACCGGATACCCGGGCAGCCCTGTGGACCTGGGACGGCACAAAGCCCCAGGTGATCTTCCGTGGCACCCTGGAAGAAGTGAACCGGGAGGCGGTGCTCCAGGACGAAACCATTGCCGGTCTTATCGATGAGGATAAAGTGGACGGCCTGATCCTGGCCAGCTGCGATCCCAAGGGGGCCAATGCCCGGGCCATGGAGGCCGCGGCGGACAAAAAACTGGCGGCCACTGGTACCGGCGGTACCTCCATGGCCCTGGCAGAAAGCATGGGCCTGAACGTGGTGGCTGTTTCCGGGACCACCGGTACCACCAATCGGACCCGGGCCATTGCCAACGTGTATGCTCTGGCAAAATCCTGGAATCTGGACTACCGGCCGGCTATGAACGGGGGTGTGACCACAGAGGGGACCGGGGAAAAGACCAGTCTCCTGAGCCGGATCAGTGTCCGGGGCATTTTGATGGCCTCCCTGCCCGGTTTCATCGCCATGGCCCTGACCCTGATCCTGAGCAAGGTGCCCGGGCTGGAATACTTTGAGAAAATCTTCAACGTGATGATCGACGCCCTGCCGGTGATCGTGGCCACGGTGGCCGCCAAACAGGTCTCCGGCATGGGGGATGTGGCCATTGTGGCCGGGGTGGTCACCGGGATCCTGTCCGTGAAGGGCGGCCTGATCGGGGGCATCATCGGAGGGATCCTGGCCGGCATCCTGGTGCAGGTCCTGCTGCTGAAATGCCTGAAACTGAACTTCCCGGCCACCACGGCCAACATTGTGGCCGGAGGCATTGCAGGACTGGCGGCCGGGCTGCTCATTTATCTGTTCATCGCACCCCTGGCTGACGCTGTGGGCAACGGTATCCGCTATGTGATCGACTGGGCTTTCGCCATCCATCCCATGCTCTGCGGGGGCATTGCCGGGTTGCTGATCTGGCCGGCCATTATGGGGGGCATGTACCATGCGGCCATTCTGCCCATCATCCTGCTGGAAATGGAAAAAACCGGGAACTCCTTCCTGGGGGCCATCGATATGGTGGGCCTGGTGATGGTGTCCGCCGGCATCATGGTGGCCAATATCCTGGCTCCCCGGCGGAAGGATGACCGGGCACTGGCCATCCCAGGGCTGTTCATCAACATGGCATTCGGGACCTTTGTGGAAGCTGCGTATCCCTTCATGTTCTCCAATAAAGTGGTGATGGCCGGAGCCATCATCGCCGCCGGGGCAGGGGGCGTGTGCGTAGGGTATTTCAACGTGCGGGGCACGGCCTATGTGCCCAGTATCGTGGCACCCACCCTGTCCAACAATATGCTGGGCTTTGCCCTGTGCATGTTCGTATCGGCCCTGGTGGCCTGCGTCATCACGGTCATGGCCAACCGGTGGACAAAGGATAAGGGTGAAGAATGA